From a single Eleginops maclovinus isolate JMC-PN-2008 ecotype Puerto Natales chromosome 20, JC_Emac_rtc_rv5, whole genome shotgun sequence genomic region:
- the st3gal8 gene encoding ST3 beta-galactoside alpha-2,3-sialyltransferase 8, with translation MLLRKKLCVALVITAILFLMLASHGIQKRHFPSLPLISWTTPTDRQTVVEHKAPHADPTPDPPRNPPPPVITQPKPKEKPVQISQSNLKLCGCTESCISDLGESDWFSRHYDAKQQPVLRDTDNNLDSQALAWWLSLQRSGNDQTLEKVMSEMFKVISSPTVDFRPVPSSCRRCAVVGNSGNLRDSRNGNLIDSHNSVIRMNKAMTRGFEKDVGNRTTHHFLYPESAVDVAHGVSLVLLPFKLRDMEWLTSALSTGEVKMTYMRVKERVEADKDKVLVVNPAFFKYAHERWTEGHGRYPSTGMLAIIFALHTCDQLSVFGYGADKQGNWHHYWEDNRYAGAFRKTGVHSADFEMEIIHQLAKEGKISLHL, from the exons ATGTTGTTGAGGAAGAAGCTGTGTGTTGCCTTGGTGATCACTGCCATCCTTTTCCTCATGCTCGCCAGTCATGGCATTCAAAAGAGACACTTTCCTTCTCTGCCTCTAATCAGCTGGACCACGCCCACCGACAGGCAGACAG TAGTTGAACACAAAGCGCCTCATGCTGATCCGACCCCTGACCCTCCAAGGAATCCCCCTCCTCCTGTCATCACCCAACCTAAGCCCAAGGAGAAGCCAGTACAAATCTCCCAGAGTAACTTAAA GTTGTGTGGTTGTACTGAGTCCTGTATTTCAGACCTGGGGGAGTCGGACTGGTTCAGCCGACACTACGACGCCAAGCAGCAGCCTGTCCTCCGAGACACCGACAACAACCTCGACTCGCAGGCGCTCGCATGGTGGCTG agtctccagAGGTCTGGCAATGATCAGACATTAGAGAAGGTGATGTCAGAGATGTTTAAGGTCATTTCTTCGCCCACTGTGGACTTCAGGCCCGTCCCCTCCAGTTGCCGTCGTTGCGCGGTGGTCGGCAACTCCGGCAACCTGCGGGATTCTAGAAATGGGAACCTGATTGACTCGCACAACTCCGTCATCCG GATGAACAAGGCGATGACTCGAGGATTTGAGAAAGACGTTGGGAATCGGACCACGCATCACTTCCTGTACCCGGAGAGCGCGGTGGACGTGGCGCACGGCGTCAGCCTCGTCCTGCTGCCGTTCAAACTCCGAGACATGGAGTGGCTGACCAGCGCACTGTCCACCGGTGAAGTCAAAAT gacCTACATGAGGGTTAAAGAACGAGTGGAGGCTGATAAAGACAAG GTTCTGGTGGTGAACCCGGCGTTCTTCAAGTACGCTCATGAACGTTGGACTGAGGGTCACGGTCGCTACCCGTCCACCGGCATGCTGGCCATCATCTTCGCTCTGCACACTTGCGACCAG CTGTCCGTGTTTGGTTACGGTGCCGACAAACAGGGGAACTGGCATCACTACTGGGAGGACAACCGCTACGCTGGAGCCTTCAGGAAGACCGGCGTCCACAGCGCTGATTTTG